One Amycolatopsis sp. NBC_00355 genomic window carries:
- the pucL gene encoding factor-independent urate hydroxylase produces MAITLGPNQYGKAEVRLVTVRRDGHVHHLKDLTVSTSLRGELAATHLTGDNAAVLATDTQKNTVYAFAKEAPVGEIEDFGLRLARHFTGSQESISGARIKIDEHSWDRISVDGAPHGHAFSGAGNERRTTAVTVQGDRAWVVSGIDGLVVLKSTGSEFHGFPRDEYTTLAETDDRILATAVTARWRYQGEGIDWAESHREIRRAMLETFATKHSLSLQQTLYAMGQSVLERRPEVAEVRLSLPNKHHFLVDLSPFGLKNDNEVFYAADRPYGLIEGTILRDDAEDPGPAWDIH; encoded by the coding sequence GTGGCCATCACCCTGGGCCCCAACCAGTACGGCAAGGCGGAGGTCCGCCTGGTGACGGTGCGCCGCGACGGCCACGTCCACCACCTGAAGGACCTCACTGTGTCGACGTCGCTGCGTGGCGAGCTGGCCGCAACGCACCTGACCGGCGACAACGCCGCGGTGCTCGCGACCGACACGCAGAAGAACACGGTGTACGCCTTCGCGAAGGAGGCGCCGGTCGGCGAGATCGAGGACTTCGGCCTCCGCTTGGCCCGCCACTTCACCGGCAGCCAGGAGAGCATCTCCGGCGCCCGGATCAAGATCGACGAGCACAGCTGGGACCGGATCAGCGTCGACGGCGCGCCGCACGGCCACGCGTTCAGCGGCGCCGGCAACGAGCGGCGCACCACCGCCGTCACGGTCCAGGGCGACCGCGCGTGGGTCGTGTCCGGCATCGACGGCCTGGTCGTGCTCAAGTCGACCGGCTCGGAGTTCCACGGCTTCCCGCGCGACGAGTACACGACCCTCGCCGAGACCGACGACCGCATCCTCGCGACCGCGGTCACCGCACGCTGGCGCTACCAGGGCGAGGGCATCGACTGGGCGGAGAGCCACCGCGAAATCCGGCGCGCGATGCTGGAGACGTTCGCGACGAAGCACAGCCTTTCGCTGCAGCAGACGCTGTACGCGATGGGCCAGTCGGTGCTCGAACGGCGGCCCGAGGTCGCGGAGGTGCGGCTGTCGCTGCCGAACAAGCACCACTTCCTGGTGGACCTGAGCCCGTTCGGGCTGAAGAACGACAACGAGGTGTTCTACGCCGCCGACCGGCCGTACGGGCTGATCGAGGGCACGATCCTGCGCGACGATGCCGAGGACCCCGGCCCCGCTTGGGACATCCACTAG
- the uraH gene encoding hydroxyisourate hydrolase: MSLVTTHVLDTAAGRPATGIAVRFETAEGKPIADGRTDDDGRVRDLGPDTLEPGVYRLVFGTGAYLGPDAFFPEVALTFRISDGTAHHHVPLLLSPFAYSTYRGS; this comes from the coding sequence GTGAGTCTCGTGACCACCCACGTCCTCGACACGGCGGCCGGCCGCCCGGCAACGGGAATCGCCGTCCGGTTCGAAACCGCCGAGGGCAAGCCGATCGCCGATGGGCGCACCGACGATGACGGCCGCGTCCGCGACCTCGGCCCCGACACGCTGGAGCCCGGCGTCTACCGGCTGGTCTTCGGCACCGGCGCCTACCTCGGCCCGGACGCGTTCTTCCCGGAGGTGGCCCTCACTTTCCGGATCTCCGACGGCACTGCGCACCACCACGTGCCGCTCCTGCTCAGCCCGTTCGCCTATTCGACTTACCGAGGGAGCTGA
- the uraD gene encoding 2-oxo-4-hydroxy-4-carboxy-5-ureidoimidazoline decarboxylase — MPLTLTDFNTADAGDVRPALTACLAVPRWADAILGHRPYENLDALHAAADLPLSSDEIRQAMAAHPRIGEKPKQQGTEADWSRSEQSGVDNADEFAAANAEYEAKFGHVYLVCASGRSGDELLKILRSRLDNDPATELGVAGQELLKIAALRLAKAVTA, encoded by the coding sequence GTGCCGCTCACCCTCACCGACTTCAACACCGCCGACGCCGGCGACGTACGTCCGGCGCTGACGGCCTGCCTCGCCGTCCCCCGCTGGGCGGACGCGATTCTCGGCCACCGGCCGTACGAAAATCTCGACGCCCTGCACGCCGCCGCGGACCTGCCGTTGAGCAGTGACGAGATCCGCCAGGCCATGGCCGCCCACCCCCGGATCGGCGAAAAGCCGAAGCAGCAAGGGACCGAGGCCGACTGGTCCCGCAGCGAACAGTCCGGTGTGGACAATGCCGACGAGTTCGCCGCCGCGAATGCCGAGTACGAAGCCAAGTTCGGGCACGTCTACCTCGTCTGCGCCAGCGGGCGCAGCGGCGACGAACTGCTGAAGATCCTGCGAAGCAGGCTCGACAACGACCCGGCCACCGAACTCGGCGTCGCCGGGCAGGAATTGCTCAAGATCGCCGCGCTGCGGCTGGCCAAGGCGGTGACCGCGTGA
- a CDS encoding helix-turn-helix domain-containing protein — MPASGRAGGPNAAGGQAGEPHSAPAVELNDALARLIADVERELGAELGDLDRPGKQRAVRLLRERGAFGLRKSVSSVADALGVTRFTVYNYLNREVD, encoded by the coding sequence ATCCCGGCGAGCGGCCGAGCAGGCGGACCGAACGCGGCGGGCGGACAGGCAGGCGAACCGCACAGCGCCCCAGCCGTCGAGCTGAACGATGCACTTGCCCGGTTGATCGCCGACGTCGAGCGCGAACTCGGCGCCGAACTGGGCGATCTGGACCGTCCCGGGAAGCAGCGCGCGGTGCGGCTGCTGCGCGAACGTGGCGCCTTCGGCCTGCGGAAATCCGTCTCTTCGGTGGCCGACGCGCTGGGTGTCACGCGGTTCACCGTCTACAACTACCTCAACCGAGAAGTCGACTGA
- the allB gene encoding allantoinase AllB produces MDLVVRAARAVTAEGEVPVTLGVDGGRIVAVEPGGASLAGDRVVELGDDVVLLPGLVDTHVHVNDPGRAEWEGFETATRAAAAGGVTTIVDMPLNSLPPTVDVAALEVKRKAAAGRVHVDVGFWGGAIPGNVSDLRGLHEAGVFGFKCFLLHSGVDEFPPLDPAGLDEALRELSSLDALMIVHAEDAHEIDGAPEPHGGRYVDFLHSRPRAAENLAVTHVIEAARRNSARAHILHLSSAEALPLVAEARRDGVALTAETCPHYLSFVAEEIRDGATQFKCCPPIREAANRELLWQGLADGVIDCVVSDHSPCTPELKRFDSGDFGQAWGGISSLQLGLPAIWTQARQRGFTLTDVVRWMAEHPAAQAGMRRKGHLAVGYNADFCVFAPDEAFVVDVAKLKHRNPVSAYDRRPLAGVVRSTWLRGTEITGDDPFGALLTRGNC; encoded by the coding sequence ATGGATCTTGTGGTGCGCGCGGCACGGGCCGTCACGGCCGAGGGCGAGGTTCCGGTGACCCTCGGTGTCGACGGCGGACGGATCGTCGCGGTCGAACCCGGCGGCGCGTCGTTGGCCGGCGACCGCGTCGTCGAGCTCGGCGACGACGTCGTGCTGCTGCCCGGATTGGTCGACACGCACGTCCACGTCAACGATCCCGGGCGCGCCGAGTGGGAAGGCTTCGAAACGGCCACCCGCGCGGCCGCGGCGGGCGGGGTGACCACGATCGTGGACATGCCGCTCAACAGCCTGCCGCCGACGGTCGACGTCGCGGCGCTGGAGGTCAAACGCAAGGCGGCGGCAGGCCGGGTGCACGTCGACGTCGGATTCTGGGGCGGCGCGATCCCCGGGAACGTCTCGGATCTGCGTGGCCTGCACGAGGCCGGTGTCTTCGGGTTCAAGTGCTTCCTGCTGCACTCCGGCGTCGACGAGTTCCCGCCGCTCGACCCCGCCGGCCTCGACGAAGCGTTGCGGGAGCTGAGTTCCCTCGACGCGCTGATGATCGTCCACGCCGAAGACGCGCACGAGATCGACGGGGCACCCGAACCGCACGGCGGTCGCTATGTCGACTTTCTGCACTCGCGACCGCGGGCGGCGGAGAACCTGGCCGTTACGCACGTGATCGAGGCGGCCCGCCGGAACTCGGCGCGGGCGCACATCCTGCACCTGTCGTCCGCGGAAGCGTTGCCGCTGGTCGCGGAAGCTCGCCGCGACGGCGTCGCGCTGACCGCCGAGACCTGCCCGCACTACTTGAGTTTCGTAGCCGAGGAGATTCGCGACGGTGCGACGCAGTTCAAGTGCTGCCCGCCGATCCGCGAGGCGGCCAACCGTGAACTGCTGTGGCAGGGGCTCGCCGACGGCGTGATCGACTGCGTCGTCAGCGACCATTCGCCGTGCACGCCGGAGCTGAAACGCTTCGACAGTGGCGACTTCGGCCAGGCCTGGGGCGGAATTTCGAGCCTGCAGCTGGGGCTTCCGGCGATCTGGACGCAGGCGCGGCAGCGTGGGTTCACGCTCACCGACGTCGTCCGCTGGATGGCCGAGCACCCCGCCGCGCAGGCGGGAATGCGTCGCAAGGGTCACCTGGCGGTGGGTTATAACGCCGACTTCTGCGTGTTCGCGCCGGACGAGGCGTTTGTCGTCGACGTCGCGAAACTGAAGCACCGCAACCCGGTCAGCGCCTACGACCGCCGCCCGCTCGCCGGCGTCGTCCGCTCGACCTGGCTGCGAGGCACCGAAATCACCGGCGACGACCCCTTCGGCGCGTTGCTGACCCGGGGGAACTGCTGA
- the alc gene encoding allantoicase: protein MEAVLSDRPEWTELPDLASRRFGGTVMWATDELFAEKENLVNPWTPAHRAETFGPKGQVYDGWETRRHREPGDDQAILRLGLAGTVTGVVVDTAFFKGNYPPFVSVEAASVPGYPSAAELATADWDTVVDHAPAEGHTENFYTVNGSRRYTHVRLTQHPDGGVARLRVHGAPIPDPDLLDLDALDLASLENGALVTGCSNMFYSSPNNMLSPGLAAHQAEGWETARRRDDGNDWATFRLAGAGTVRFVELDTSNLKGNAPGWASISGRDTYGEWVELLPKTRLQPDTRHRFAVPDGPEVTEARLDIYPDGGLARLRLFGRLTEAGRANVKARFAKTR from the coding sequence ATGGAGGCTGTGTTGTCTGACCGTCCTGAGTGGACAGAGCTGCCCGACCTCGCCTCACGCCGCTTCGGCGGGACCGTGATGTGGGCGACCGACGAGCTGTTCGCCGAGAAGGAGAACCTGGTCAACCCGTGGACGCCGGCGCACCGCGCCGAGACGTTCGGCCCGAAGGGCCAGGTCTACGACGGCTGGGAGACCCGACGCCACCGCGAACCGGGCGACGACCAGGCAATCCTGCGGCTCGGCCTGGCGGGCACCGTCACGGGAGTAGTCGTCGACACGGCGTTCTTCAAGGGCAACTACCCGCCGTTCGTCTCGGTCGAAGCGGCGTCGGTCCCGGGCTACCCGAGTGCGGCCGAGCTCGCGACGGCGGACTGGGACACCGTGGTCGACCACGCGCCCGCGGAGGGGCACACGGAGAACTTCTACACGGTCAACGGTTCCCGCAGGTACACGCACGTGCGCCTGACCCAGCACCCTGACGGCGGCGTCGCCCGCTTGCGCGTCCACGGTGCCCCGATCCCGGACCCGGACCTGCTCGATCTGGACGCGCTGGACTTGGCGTCTCTGGAGAACGGCGCCCTGGTGACAGGGTGCAGCAACATGTTCTATTCATCGCCGAACAACATGCTTTCGCCGGGCCTCGCGGCCCACCAGGCGGAGGGCTGGGAGACGGCCCGCCGCCGCGACGACGGCAACGACTGGGCGACCTTCCGGCTGGCCGGCGCCGGCACGGTCCGGTTCGTGGAGCTGGACACGAGCAACCTCAAGGGCAACGCCCCGGGCTGGGCCTCGATCAGCGGCCGCGACACGTACGGCGAGTGGGTGGAGTTGCTGCCGAAGACCCGCCTGCAGCCGGATACCCGCCACCGCTTCGCCGTACCGGACGGCCCGGAGGTGACGGAGGCCCGCCTGGACATCTACCCGGACGGCGGCCTGGCCAGACTGCGCCTGTTCGGCCGCCTGACGGAGGCGGGCCGCGCGAACGTGAAGGCCCGATTCGCCAAAACTCGCTGA
- a CDS encoding MBL fold metallo-hydrolase, with protein MTEKLGITLSGGPTALLELGGVRLLTDPTFDPPGDHSIGQRVLVKTEESVLTEEAVGVVDAVLLSHDQHPDNLDDRGRDYLETVPLTLITPSGAERLGGTARGLEPWEETQVGRLTVTAVPALHGPEGAEQLAGDVTGFVLGGEGLPTVYVSGDNASVDLVREIGSRFSVDIAVLFAGAARTKLFDGAPLTLTSENAVEAAKALGSAKVVPLHFRGWQHFNEGPDVLRKEFEAAGLTDRLVLLEPGERAEV; from the coding sequence ATGACCGAGAAACTGGGGATCACCCTGTCCGGTGGCCCGACCGCGCTACTGGAGCTGGGTGGCGTCCGGCTGCTCACCGATCCGACGTTCGACCCGCCGGGTGATCACTCGATCGGCCAGCGCGTGCTGGTCAAGACCGAGGAGTCGGTGCTGACCGAGGAGGCCGTCGGCGTGGTGGACGCCGTGCTGCTGTCCCACGACCAGCACCCGGACAACCTGGACGATCGTGGTCGCGACTACCTCGAGACGGTGCCACTGACCTTGATCACGCCCAGCGGTGCCGAGCGGCTGGGCGGGACCGCGCGGGGCTTGGAGCCGTGGGAGGAGACGCAGGTCGGGCGGCTCACGGTCACCGCTGTCCCGGCGTTGCACGGGCCTGAAGGAGCGGAGCAACTCGCCGGTGACGTCACCGGGTTCGTGCTTGGCGGAGAGGGCCTGCCGACGGTGTACGTCAGCGGGGACAACGCTTCGGTGGACCTGGTGCGGGAGATCGGGTCGCGGTTCAGCGTCGACATCGCGGTGCTGTTCGCCGGGGCCGCGAGAACGAAGTTGTTCGACGGGGCTCCCCTGACGTTGACCAGCGAAAACGCCGTCGAGGCAGCGAAGGCGCTCGGCTCGGCGAAGGTCGTCCCGCTGCACTTCCGGGGTTGGCAGCACTTCAACGAGGGCCCGGACGTGCTGAGGAAGGAGTTCGAGGCGGCCGGCCTGACCGACCGGCTGGTGCTGCTCGAACCCGGGGAGCGCGCAGAGGTCTGA
- a CDS encoding CoA-binding protein has protein sequence MTYTVGAVERRAILKRTKSVTLVGASANPSRPSYFVATYLLSSTRYEVNFVNPRLDTLFGKPVYASIKDVPGGPDLVSVFRKRDDLPQVAEEVIDAGARTLWLQLGLWHEPVADRAREAGLDVVMNRCVKIEHARFAGGLHLAGFNTGVISSRRQSAP, from the coding sequence ATGACGTACACCGTCGGTGCCGTCGAGCGGCGCGCGATCCTGAAGCGGACGAAATCGGTGACGCTGGTGGGCGCGTCCGCGAACCCGTCGAGGCCGAGCTACTTCGTCGCGACCTATCTGCTCTCGTCGACGCGGTACGAGGTCAACTTCGTCAACCCGCGCCTGGACACTCTGTTCGGGAAGCCGGTGTACGCCTCGATCAAGGACGTGCCGGGCGGACCGGACCTCGTCAGCGTGTTCCGGAAACGCGACGACCTTCCCCAGGTGGCCGAGGAAGTGATCGACGCCGGCGCGCGGACACTGTGGCTGCAACTCGGGTTGTGGCACGAGCCGGTCGCCGACCGGGCTCGGGAGGCGGGGCTGGACGTCGTGATGAACCGGTGCGTGAAGATCGAGCACGCGCGGTTCGCCGGGGGCCTGCACCTGGCCGGGTTCAACACCGGCGTGATCAGCTCGAGGAGGCAGTCGGCTCCCTAG
- a CDS encoding O-acetylhomoserine aminocarboxypropyltransferase/cysteine synthase family protein, with protein MSERTWGFRTRALHAGGTPDPATGARAVPIYQTTSFVFENAADAANLFALQKYGNIYSRIGNPTVAAFEERIASLEGAIGGVATGSGQAAEFLTFSALAEAGDHIVSASGLYGGTVTQLTGTLRRFGVETTFVSGGIDDYAAAITDRTRLLYTEVIGNPGGGIADLAALADLAHSHDIPLVVDATLATPYLCRPMEHGADIVLHSATKFLGGHGTTLGGIVVESGKFDWGNGKFPRMTETVESYGGLKYWENFGEYAFCTRLRAEQLRDIGAVLSPHSAFLLLQGVETLPQRMDAHVANARVVAEYLDADPRVAWVSYAGLPAHPHHDLAKRYLPAGPGAVFSFGIDGGRAAGEKFVESVELLSHLANVGDARTLVIHPASTTHAQLSEDQLAAAGVGPDLIRLSVGLEDVEDILWDLDQALGKAVAG; from the coding sequence ATGAGTGAACGCACCTGGGGCTTCCGGACCCGCGCACTGCACGCGGGCGGCACACCCGACCCGGCGACCGGCGCACGTGCCGTGCCGATCTACCAGACCACGAGCTTCGTCTTCGAGAACGCTGCCGACGCGGCGAACCTGTTCGCCCTGCAGAAGTACGGCAACATCTACAGCCGGATCGGGAACCCGACCGTGGCGGCGTTCGAGGAGCGGATCGCCAGCCTCGAGGGCGCGATCGGTGGTGTCGCCACCGGCAGCGGACAGGCCGCGGAATTCCTCACCTTCAGCGCGCTCGCCGAGGCGGGCGACCACATCGTTTCGGCGAGCGGTCTCTACGGCGGCACAGTCACCCAGCTCACCGGCACGCTCCGGCGGTTCGGCGTGGAGACGACGTTCGTCAGCGGCGGCATCGACGACTACGCGGCGGCGATCACCGATCGGACCCGGCTGCTCTACACCGAGGTGATCGGCAATCCGGGTGGCGGCATCGCGGACCTCGCCGCGCTGGCGGACCTGGCGCACTCCCACGACATCCCGCTGGTGGTCGACGCGACGCTGGCGACGCCGTACCTCTGCCGCCCGATGGAGCACGGCGCCGACATCGTGCTGCACTCGGCGACGAAGTTCCTCGGCGGTCACGGGACGACGCTCGGCGGGATCGTCGTCGAGTCGGGCAAGTTCGACTGGGGCAACGGGAAGTTCCCCCGGATGACCGAGACCGTCGAGAGCTACGGCGGGCTCAAGTACTGGGAGAACTTCGGCGAGTACGCCTTCTGCACGCGGCTTCGCGCGGAGCAGTTGCGGGACATCGGCGCGGTCCTCTCGCCACACTCGGCTTTCCTTCTGCTGCAGGGCGTCGAGACGCTGCCGCAGCGGATGGACGCGCACGTCGCGAATGCGCGCGTCGTCGCCGAATACCTCGATGCGGACCCACGCGTGGCGTGGGTGTCCTACGCGGGACTGCCAGCGCACCCGCATCACGACCTCGCGAAGAGGTACCTGCCCGCCGGGCCCGGGGCGGTGTTCTCGTTCGGCATCGACGGCGGCCGCGCAGCGGGCGAGAAGTTCGTCGAGTCGGTGGAGCTGCTGTCGCACTTGGCGAACGTCGGGGACGCCCGGACCCTCGTGATCCACCCGGCGTCGACGACCCACGCGCAACTGTCCGAAGACCAACTCGCGGCCGCTGGGGTAGGTCCCGACCTGATCCGGCTCTCGGTCGGCCTGGAGGACGTCGAGGACATCCTCTGGGACCTCGACCAGGCCCTGGGCAAGGCGGTGGCCGGATGA
- a CDS encoding DUF3887 domain-containing protein gives MPDEPLAAVGAALRKVRDAEAALRDTVDAARAAGHTWQEIGDLLGTSRQAAFQRFGRPVDPVTGASMTELKRPDVVYRAEELVVELVGCRWHEVRRDFDDRMLASVGEDELRLAWTQLAGSVGRYERMGEPYARSAGDYTIVHLPLAFEAGERTVQVTYREDGQVAGLWIQPAEQL, from the coding sequence GTGCCGGACGAACCCTTGGCCGCGGTCGGTGCGGCGTTGCGGAAAGTCCGCGACGCGGAGGCGGCACTGCGGGACACCGTGGACGCGGCCAGGGCGGCCGGGCACACCTGGCAGGAGATCGGTGACCTGCTGGGTACCAGCCGGCAGGCCGCGTTCCAGCGGTTCGGCCGGCCGGTCGATCCGGTGACGGGCGCGTCGATGACGGAACTGAAGCGGCCCGACGTGGTCTACCGCGCCGAGGAGCTCGTGGTCGAGCTCGTCGGGTGCCGGTGGCACGAGGTGCGCCGGGACTTCGACGACCGCATGCTCGCCTCGGTCGGCGAGGACGAGCTGCGGCTCGCCTGGACGCAGCTGGCCGGGTCGGTCGGACGCTACGAGCGGATGGGAGAGCCGTACGCGCGGTCGGCGGGGGACTACACGATCGTCCACCTGCCGCTGGCTTTCGAGGCCGGCGAGCGGACCGTGCAGGTGACCTACCGAGAGGACGGTCAGGTGGCCGGGCTGTGGATCCAACCGGCCGAACAGTTGTGA
- a CDS encoding serine hydrolase produces the protein MKTAIAGVIAVLAPLVAPAAHATEVPTAGNQLAWVIDATGRVPVSDTELQQHIAQVLGTAAGGTAGINAALTGLGRLEVERVVTEAPDHVEAVVHGPADDYLLDLHVDQAGLIDGLRATPDDPVPSSWPEVDAQLAALGGRVSFGASEILPDGRCRDVHGVQDTVQRPLGSAFKLYVLGALGTAVAEHKASWSEQLAIRDDWKSLPSGVLQNQPAGTRLPLSEYADKMISISDNTAADHLIHRLGRDAVQQQVTAFGNQRPSANIPFLTTKALFELKATQYPVRADAYLALPRWARPAAVAGLERLPLTGLTSWPEPEKIDQLEWFGSPDDICRAFSGLQKENQPEIGHALSLNDGGLGLDKAKFPAVWFKGGSEPGVLTLNYLARTADGRSLVTSVMVSDPAAPLDENHVTARGIAVARGAVALLAATLRP, from the coding sequence ATGAAAACAGCAATCGCGGGCGTGATCGCGGTCCTCGCACCGCTGGTGGCCCCGGCCGCCCACGCCACCGAAGTACCCACGGCGGGGAACCAGCTCGCATGGGTCATCGACGCCACCGGACGCGTCCCGGTGTCCGATACCGAGCTGCAGCAGCACATAGCGCAGGTCCTGGGGACCGCCGCGGGTGGCACGGCGGGCATCAACGCCGCGCTGACCGGGCTCGGCCGGCTCGAGGTGGAACGGGTCGTCACCGAGGCCCCTGATCACGTCGAGGCGGTGGTCCACGGCCCGGCGGACGACTACCTGCTGGACCTCCACGTCGACCAGGCCGGGCTGATCGACGGACTGCGGGCGACCCCGGACGACCCGGTGCCGTCGTCGTGGCCGGAGGTGGACGCACAGCTCGCGGCGCTCGGCGGCCGCGTTTCGTTCGGCGCGTCGGAGATCCTGCCGGACGGGCGCTGCCGTGACGTGCACGGCGTGCAGGACACCGTGCAACGACCTTTGGGCTCGGCGTTCAAGCTCTACGTCCTCGGCGCGCTCGGCACCGCGGTCGCGGAGCACAAAGCGTCGTGGAGCGAACAGCTCGCGATCCGCGACGACTGGAAGAGCCTGCCGTCGGGAGTACTGCAGAACCAGCCGGCCGGTACCCGGCTCCCCTTGTCGGAGTACGCCGACAAGATGATCTCGATCAGCGACAACACGGCCGCCGACCACCTGATCCACCGGCTCGGCCGCGACGCCGTGCAACAGCAGGTCACCGCGTTCGGCAACCAGCGGCCGTCGGCGAACATCCCGTTCCTGACGACCAAGGCATTGTTCGAGCTCAAGGCGACGCAATATCCGGTCCGCGCCGACGCCTACCTGGCGTTGCCACGCTGGGCACGTCCCGCGGCGGTCGCCGGACTCGAACGGCTCCCGCTCACCGGCCTCACCTCCTGGCCCGAGCCGGAGAAGATCGACCAGCTCGAGTGGTTCGGCTCCCCGGACGACATCTGCCGGGCGTTTTCCGGGCTGCAGAAGGAGAATCAGCCGGAGATCGGGCACGCGCTGTCACTCAACGACGGCGGGCTGGGCCTCGATAAGGCCAAGTTCCCTGCGGTCTGGTTCAAGGGCGGCAGCGAACCCGGTGTGCTGACCCTGAACTACCTGGCCCGGACCGCCGATGGTCGTTCGCTGGTCACCAGCGTCATGGTGTCGGACCCTGCGGCGCCGTTGGACGAAAACCACGTCACGGCGCGAGGAATCGCGGTTGCGAGGGGGGCGGTGGCGCTGTTGGCAGCTACGCTGCGCCCGTGA
- a CDS encoding VOC family protein, producing MTVRWSLTIDCAAPRALARFWAVALGYIERPPPAGFASWEAWLTEFGVPEDEWDDGAYLADPEGVLPSLSFLKVPEGKVVKNRLHLDIQAGGGREVPWETRWERVVEAIARLIAAGATVLQEHEAGGQPDHVVMADPEGNEFCVL from the coding sequence GTGACGGTGCGCTGGAGTCTGACGATCGATTGCGCGGCGCCCCGCGCGCTGGCGAGGTTCTGGGCAGTGGCCCTCGGCTACATCGAGCGCCCACCGCCGGCCGGGTTCGCGAGCTGGGAAGCCTGGCTCACCGAATTCGGGGTTCCCGAGGACGAGTGGGACGACGGCGCGTACCTGGCCGACCCGGAGGGCGTCCTGCCGAGCCTGAGCTTCCTCAAGGTTCCCGAAGGCAAGGTCGTGAAGAACCGGCTGCACCTGGACATCCAGGCGGGAGGCGGTCGCGAGGTGCCTTGGGAGACGCGGTGGGAGCGGGTCGTGGAAGCGATCGCCCGCCTCATCGCGGCGGGCGCGACGGTGCTGCAGGAGCACGAGGCGGGCGGGCAGCCGGACCACGTCGTGATGGCGGATCCGGAGGGCAACGAGTTCTGCGTGCTCTGA
- a CDS encoding SDR family NAD(P)-dependent oxidoreductase, translating into MTRTAVVTGANQGLGFALTQGLATRLGPDDLVLLTGRDAERVAAAAERVAANPATRSRVAGRVLDVSDTDAVARFATDLGAVDIVLSNAVGPLDPGRPQAEQADVFLDVANAGAHAVLRSFGPILRPGGRLLVVASSLGTLGHLPEALRPRFDGVPLDDVERAVEDWRTAIHEGRAHELGWPEWINVPSKVAQVAAVRAVAAQRREQDVAESTLVAAVCPGLVDTRASRPWFADFSQAQTPDQAARAVLDLVLDDLDPSTYGELVRFGTVVPWHSGNPTRHEELIG; encoded by the coding sequence ATGACACGTACCGCCGTGGTGACCGGAGCCAACCAAGGCCTCGGCTTCGCCCTGACCCAAGGACTCGCCACCCGCCTCGGCCCGGACGACCTCGTCCTGCTCACCGGCCGCGACGCCGAGCGCGTGGCGGCCGCCGCCGAGCGCGTCGCCGCGAATCCCGCGACACGCAGCCGCGTGGCCGGCCGCGTCCTCGACGTCTCCGACACCGACGCAGTCGCCCGCTTCGCCACGGATCTCGGCGCGGTGGACATCGTGCTGTCCAACGCCGTCGGCCCGCTCGACCCTGGACGGCCACAAGCCGAGCAGGCGGACGTCTTCCTCGATGTCGCGAACGCCGGCGCCCACGCAGTGCTGCGCTCGTTCGGCCCGATCCTGCGCCCGGGCGGCAGGTTGCTCGTCGTCGCCAGTTCCCTGGGCACGCTCGGCCATCTGCCCGAGGCCCTGAGGCCCCGGTTCGACGGAGTGCCCCTCGACGACGTCGAGCGGGCCGTCGAGGACTGGCGGACCGCGATCCACGAAGGCCGGGCGCACGAGCTGGGCTGGCCGGAGTGGATCAACGTTCCGTCGAAGGTCGCCCAAGTCGCCGCCGTGCGCGCGGTGGCCGCGCAACGCCGAGAGCAGGACGTCGCCGAGAGCACTCTGGTCGCGGCGGTCTGCCCCGGCCTCGTCGACACGCGCGCGTCGCGCCCGTGGTTCGCCGACTTCAGCCAGGCGCAGACGCCCGACCAGGCCGCGCGAGCGGTGCTCGATCTGGTGCTCGACGACCTCGATCCGTCGACCTACGGCGAACTGGTCCGCTTCGGCACCGTCGTGCCCTGGCACAGCGGCAATCCGACCCGACACGAGGAGCTGATCGGCTAG